The Chionomys nivalis chromosome 16, mChiNiv1.1, whole genome shotgun sequence genome includes the window AAGCAGCAATATTAAACGCtttgcctaaacatttaatgctctgtctcctgagtacagAGCTTCGTCTCCTGAAAACAGACATTTAACGTCTTGCATCCCGAATGCAAATCCTCATTCCTTGAGAGTGGACATTGAAGGCCTGTCTCCCAAGAACAGACTAGATACTGTGCCTTTTAGAATGCTTTACCATCCCGAGAGCAAAGCTTCGTCTTAGAGAGTAGAGAACTAAGGCCTTGTCTCCCGAGACTCGGTCACCCGAAAGCCGAGTCCAAGGTCCTACCCGACAACAGCCTGGAACAGGACGTTGGAACCTTATCTCCCGAGCGCAGACTATGGGGTCAAGAGTAGATCTACGCTACCCAGCCCCCAGTGCGGACAAGAGCccagcctgaagaaattcaaaaagccCTTTTTAAGCCAGGGAATACCTGGcttatgtatgatgtatgtatgatGCTATGTAtgatgtatgatgtatgtatgatgctacttcatgtgtgtatgagatgttaagagaagagcatagacgtgttaatacatatgtttagtgtgtgaaatgttaagagatattttatggataattgataaAATGAGGATgttaatggataagttaaggttaagaagtgttttatagacaagtaatggataagttaaggttaaaaagtgttttatagataagtaatggataagttatattaaggttaagaagtgttttatgaATAAATCATAAGTTAGATcaaggttatgaattggtttatgtattaggtttagtaggattaataattgtgaaattgaattgcctgtgtgttgcccatcatcaatcccccatgcctattaagattgtaaaccccattgatgcattggatattgaagctgctagtaaagaatcatcataaaaacaattctcttgcttggtttggttactcatcactctctggggagaagggcacagagtcctcatagatattactcgaaaagaacctggagctgaagtccccAGCTCGTAACATAAATGTAGAGAAATCAGAATGGAATGTTATAATGGGAAAAGAGTAAGACGTCAGGACCTTCCCTTTCGGGAGTGCGATGAGGGGACAGGCCTAcaagtccttttcccaaggtcaggcatttggaTAAGTATCTCCAGTCCTTTGGGGGCTTGAGGAAAGTTCCTGCTTACTAAAGCAGTCATTCTCCTTATCTCTGGCAAGAAAAATTTAATGGCCCTTCATTAACATATGATTGTTGTCAAAGTCAATGCTAGATTCCTCAACCCCTGATCTCAAGTCACACCCCAGCTCTATGTCCCTGTTCTCCCATCCAATCCTACGTgtaaatctaaaatataaaagacaTATTCCTTTTTCAATAAACACGTATGTCAACCATCCTGATTCACCCTGAGATTGTATCCAGTCCCTGGTTCCTGTCGTCCCCCCTCCCACTCCACATGTCCTCTTTGGGACTTGAACCCCCACCCAAGCAGGTCTCTGGCATAGTTCTTTTTTCTGAAGATGTTTTTTAGTTGGTTTTGCTCAAAGGAGAATAGCGActaataaaaaatgattttttcacATTTGCCTTATCCAGTGAGTGGTCAAATAAACTCCCTAAGAGATTCTGATTGATTGATCTATAATGGGCCCTCATGTTGGAACTGTCTGCCCATGTAAATCTAGTGCATAGCAAAAACTAAGAACCACACACTGAAAGAAATATCCAAAACATTGGAGGATTGTACGTGCCAATTAGTGAGCACAGAGTCCTTTGAGTCCATCTTGACTCTTTTTCCTCGGATCTGCTAACTGAAGGAGGTCTTCAGAACTTACAGCTTAAATTGCATTTTTTACATTCTTTAGGTAAGTTCCTATGAACTATTGGAAGCAAAGTACTTTTACTGCAAATATTCTATAATTGAGCCTGTCAGGgttatattttacttttgaagTATACTTTTTTGGTTGTAAGTCCAAACAAGTGACATTTATCCATATTTTCAATGTTGTTTAAACGTTATTGTTTTGATATGGCTGCTTGGAAATCTTGAACTAACACTTAAAGGATGTAAATATGAATCCTTTATGGTTTTCCAGTTAAGCACTAACTCTGGCTTTATTCTTAGCGTTATGGTCCATTTGTAGTCTAAAGAACAAGGGACATTTTGATACAAGCATAATCAATGTATTTATGTAGCTTTATTTCTGTCCCGAGAATTGGGGATCTTTTTACTAAGCATCTCAACTCCCCGATGCCCATAAAATCAgcaacaatgcccacaaaatcAGCATGAAGCAGTCACTCGGATGACGCAGATAACCGGCTCACACATGCGCACAACTGCTTAGCTGAGTCATAAGTGGATGTAACCACGCATGCGCACACGTGGGTGACACAGGACTCGTTAACATTCAGGCagttctgcctgagggcttgtccccACGTGCATGGCTCTAGAACCTGGAAGTGTCGGCCTATGTTACTGAAATTATTACACTTACCACGACCATTTTCCCGTCCAGCAGCTTCCTCTTTATGGTTGTCTCTTTACCGTCCCATCTCTGCACTTGTCGCAGGGCGCCCCTCTCCAGCGTCACGATGCTCTGCAAATACAAGTTCATGATTAGCTTGTCTCAGTTTCCATGGCAGACGTCTCAATACGTCATGTTCATTCCCCACTTCCCATAATCCTGTCTCTCAATAGTTGACTGGACCAAGTTTCAGGACAAATATTACacattacttttgtttttctgttgtcgGCTGTGGTTTCTTCAAACTCCTGGCCTAGCTTGAAGGAGATCTCCGTCTTTTTGAAGGCGCTTTCTGTTCTTATCGTCATATAATCCCCCTTCTTGCTGATGACCACAGTGGGCTTGGCCAAATTTCCCAGTTTTCTGTTAGCTAACCCCACACCTGAAAAGCAAGGCAATATCAGATTTTGTGGTCAAGGCAACATATGTAAGGGACAATGGTGGTCACATTCTGTATTTAGTAGTACCTTCAATGAGTAGACGGCAGGGTTTCCTACCAAGGACTTCCTCCATGTTTCAACAATGAGCGGAGAAACATGTTGGTGACACAGGCATTTTAGTGTAGCGCTGTTCAGTTTTGCCCACTTTGCTATGCCCTCACCACAGAATAAATCATTGCTGTTCCGTATAAGCTTAAAAACAGCTTAGTTTGTAATTACAAACATAGCTGCTTTCAATGAGACtatctctcttctcctccagcCCCCACACTGTTCTATAATAAGGAGCTATGGCCATAGTGAAACCCTCCTTTTTATATCCTTCATTGAATCTTATTTCTGACATTTTGTAGTTCCTAAATCTTCCTGgtgaaaaaacaaaacgaacTGTCCATCACCCTTTTCTGTCTGTGGACTCTGCTCCAACACAGCATTAGTGTGACTGAATTTGAACTCACTGCCGCCAACCAGTTCTTTTGATCTCAGCCACTTTTAAATGTCACACACGTCCTCATCTAGGGGCTGCTTCATT containing:
- the LOC130888051 gene encoding myelin P2 protein; the protein is MSNKFLGTWKLVSSEHFDDYMKALGVGLANRKLGNLAKPTVVISKKGDYMTIRTESAFKKTEISFKLGQEFEETTADNRKTKSIVTLERGALRQVQRWDGKETTIKRKLLDGKMVVECTMKGVVCTRIYEKV